Proteins encoded by one window of Leopardus geoffroyi isolate Oge1 chromosome X, O.geoffroyi_Oge1_pat1.0, whole genome shotgun sequence:
- the FOXP3 gene encoding forkhead box protein P3 isoform X3, with product MPNPRPAKPSAPSLALGPSPGASPSWRAGPKTSDPLGAKGPGATFQGRDLRGGAHASSSLNPMPPSQLQLPTVPLVMVAPSGTRLGPSPHLQALLQDRPHFMHQLSTVDTHARTPVLQVRPLDSPAMISLPPPTAATGVFSLKARPGLPPGINVASLEWVSREPALLCTFPSPSTPRKDRHCQADHLLDEKGRAQCLLQREVVQSLEQQLVLEKEKLGAMQAHLAGKMALTKAPSTASSDKGSCCIVATGTPAATGPAWPSPQEAPDGLFAVRRHLWGSHGNSTFPEFFHNMDYFKFHDMRPPFTYATLIRWAILEAPEKQRTLNEIYHWFTRMFAFFRNHPATWKNAIRHNLSLHKCFVRVESEKGAVWTVDEFEFRKKRSQRPSRCSNPTPGP from the exons ATGCCCAACCCCAGGCCAGCCAAGCCCTCGGCCCCTTCCTTGGCACTTGGCCCATCCCCAGGAGCCTCACCCAGCTGGAGGGCTGGACCCAAGACTTCAGACCCGCTGGGGGCCAAGGGCCCAGGGGCAACCTTCCAGGGCCGGGACCTCCGAGGCGGGGCCCATGCCTCCTCCTCTTTGAACCCCATGCCACCATCACAGCTGCAG ctgccTACAGTGCCCCTAGTCATGGTGGCACCCTCTGGGACACGGCTGGGCCCCTCGCCCCACTTGCAGGCACTCCTCCAGGACAGGCCACACTTCATGCACCAG CTCTCAACGGTGGATACCCACGCTCGGACCCCTGTGCTGCAGGTGCGCCCACTGGACAGCCCAGCTATGATCAGCCTCCCACCACCCACTGCTGCCACTGGTGTCTTCTCCCTCAAGGCCCGGCCCGGCCTGCCACCTG GAATCAACGTGGCCAGCCTGGAATGGGTGTCCAGGGAGCCGGCACTGCTCTGCACCTTCCCAAGCCCCAGCACACCCCGGAAAGACAG GCACTGCCAGGCGGACCATCTCCTGGATGAGAAGGGCAGGGCACAGTGTCTCCTCCAGAGGGAAGTGGTGCAGTCTTTGGAACAGCAG CTGGTGCTGGAGAAGGAGAAGCTGGGTGCTATGCAGGCCCACCTGGCTGGGAAGATGGCTCTGACCAAAGCTCCATCCACG gCGTCATCCGACAAGGGCTCCTGCTGCATCGTGGCCACTGGCACCCCAGCCGCCActggcccagcctggcccagccccCAGGAGGCCCCTGACGGCCTGTTTGCTGTGCGGAGGCACCTCTGGGGCAGCCATGGAAATAGCACATTCCCAG AGTTCTTCCACAACATGGATTACTTCAAGTTCCACGACATGCGGCCACCTTTCACCTACGCCACCCTCATCCGCTGG GCCATCCTGGAGGCTCCCGAGAAGCAGCGGACCCTCAACGAGATCTACCACTGGTTCACACGCATGTTTGCCTTCTTCAGAAACCACCCCGCCACCTGGAAG AATGCCATCCGCCACAACCTGAGCCTACACAAATGCTTTGTGCGGGTGGAGAGTGAGAAGGGGGCCGTGTGGACCGTGGATGAATTCGAGTTCCGCAAGAAGAGGAGCCAGAGGCCCAGCAGGTGTTCCAACCCCACACCTGGCCCCTAA
- the FOXP3 gene encoding forkhead box protein P3 isoform X1, with product MPNPRPAKPSAPSLALGPSPGASPSWRAGPKTSDPLGAKGPGATFQGRDLRGGAHASSSLNPMPPSQLQLPTVPLVMVAPSGTRLGPSPHLQALLQDRPHFMHQLSTVDTHARTPVLQVRPLDSPAMISLPPPTAATGVFSLKARPGLPPGINVASLEWVSREPALLCTFPSPSTPRKDSTLSTVPQGSYSLLANGVCKWPGCEKVFEEPEDFLKHCQADHLLDEKGRAQCLLQREVVQSLEQQLVLEKEKLGAMQAHLAGKMALTKAPSTASSDKGSCCIVATGTPAATGPAWPSPQEAPDGLFAVRRHLWGSHGNSTFPEFFHNMDYFKFHDMRPPFTYATLIRWAILEAPEKQRTLNEIYHWFTRMFAFFRNHPATWKNAIRHNLSLHKCFVRVESEKGAVWTVDEFEFRKKRSQRPSRCSNPTPGP from the exons ATGCCCAACCCCAGGCCAGCCAAGCCCTCGGCCCCTTCCTTGGCACTTGGCCCATCCCCAGGAGCCTCACCCAGCTGGAGGGCTGGACCCAAGACTTCAGACCCGCTGGGGGCCAAGGGCCCAGGGGCAACCTTCCAGGGCCGGGACCTCCGAGGCGGGGCCCATGCCTCCTCCTCTTTGAACCCCATGCCACCATCACAGCTGCAG ctgccTACAGTGCCCCTAGTCATGGTGGCACCCTCTGGGACACGGCTGGGCCCCTCGCCCCACTTGCAGGCACTCCTCCAGGACAGGCCACACTTCATGCACCAG CTCTCAACGGTGGATACCCACGCTCGGACCCCTGTGCTGCAGGTGCGCCCACTGGACAGCCCAGCTATGATCAGCCTCCCACCACCCACTGCTGCCACTGGTGTCTTCTCCCTCAAGGCCCGGCCCGGCCTGCCACCTG GAATCAACGTGGCCAGCCTGGAATGGGTGTCCAGGGAGCCGGCACTGCTCTGCACCTTCCCAAGCCCCAGCACACCCCGGAAAGACAG CACCCTTTCAACCGTGCCCCAGGGCTCCTATTCACTGCTGGCAAATGGTGTCTGCAAGTGGCCTGGATGTGAGAAGGTCTTCGAGGAGCCAGAGGATTTCCTCAA GCACTGCCAGGCGGACCATCTCCTGGATGAGAAGGGCAGGGCACAGTGTCTCCTCCAGAGGGAAGTGGTGCAGTCTTTGGAACAGCAG CTGGTGCTGGAGAAGGAGAAGCTGGGTGCTATGCAGGCCCACCTGGCTGGGAAGATGGCTCTGACCAAAGCTCCATCCACG gCGTCATCCGACAAGGGCTCCTGCTGCATCGTGGCCACTGGCACCCCAGCCGCCActggcccagcctggcccagccccCAGGAGGCCCCTGACGGCCTGTTTGCTGTGCGGAGGCACCTCTGGGGCAGCCATGGAAATAGCACATTCCCAG AGTTCTTCCACAACATGGATTACTTCAAGTTCCACGACATGCGGCCACCTTTCACCTACGCCACCCTCATCCGCTGG GCCATCCTGGAGGCTCCCGAGAAGCAGCGGACCCTCAACGAGATCTACCACTGGTTCACACGCATGTTTGCCTTCTTCAGAAACCACCCCGCCACCTGGAAG AATGCCATCCGCCACAACCTGAGCCTACACAAATGCTTTGTGCGGGTGGAGAGTGAGAAGGGGGCCGTGTGGACCGTGGATGAATTCGAGTTCCGCAAGAAGAGGAGCCAGAGGCCCAGCAGGTGTTCCAACCCCACACCTGGCCCCTAA
- the FOXP3 gene encoding forkhead box protein P3 isoform X2, with protein MPNPRPAKPSAPSLALGPSPGASPSWRAGPKTSDPLGAKGPGATFQGRDLRGGAHASSSLNPMPPSQLQLPTVPLVMVAPSGTRLGPSPHLQALLQDRPHFMHQVRPLDSPAMISLPPPTAATGVFSLKARPGLPPGINVASLEWVSREPALLCTFPSPSTPRKDSTLSTVPQGSYSLLANGVCKWPGCEKVFEEPEDFLKHCQADHLLDEKGRAQCLLQREVVQSLEQQLVLEKEKLGAMQAHLAGKMALTKAPSTASSDKGSCCIVATGTPAATGPAWPSPQEAPDGLFAVRRHLWGSHGNSTFPEFFHNMDYFKFHDMRPPFTYATLIRWAILEAPEKQRTLNEIYHWFTRMFAFFRNHPATWKNAIRHNLSLHKCFVRVESEKGAVWTVDEFEFRKKRSQRPSRCSNPTPGP; from the exons ATGCCCAACCCCAGGCCAGCCAAGCCCTCGGCCCCTTCCTTGGCACTTGGCCCATCCCCAGGAGCCTCACCCAGCTGGAGGGCTGGACCCAAGACTTCAGACCCGCTGGGGGCCAAGGGCCCAGGGGCAACCTTCCAGGGCCGGGACCTCCGAGGCGGGGCCCATGCCTCCTCCTCTTTGAACCCCATGCCACCATCACAGCTGCAG ctgccTACAGTGCCCCTAGTCATGGTGGCACCCTCTGGGACACGGCTGGGCCCCTCGCCCCACTTGCAGGCACTCCTCCAGGACAGGCCACACTTCATGCACCAG GTGCGCCCACTGGACAGCCCAGCTATGATCAGCCTCCCACCACCCACTGCTGCCACTGGTGTCTTCTCCCTCAAGGCCCGGCCCGGCCTGCCACCTG GAATCAACGTGGCCAGCCTGGAATGGGTGTCCAGGGAGCCGGCACTGCTCTGCACCTTCCCAAGCCCCAGCACACCCCGGAAAGACAG CACCCTTTCAACCGTGCCCCAGGGCTCCTATTCACTGCTGGCAAATGGTGTCTGCAAGTGGCCTGGATGTGAGAAGGTCTTCGAGGAGCCAGAGGATTTCCTCAA GCACTGCCAGGCGGACCATCTCCTGGATGAGAAGGGCAGGGCACAGTGTCTCCTCCAGAGGGAAGTGGTGCAGTCTTTGGAACAGCAG CTGGTGCTGGAGAAGGAGAAGCTGGGTGCTATGCAGGCCCACCTGGCTGGGAAGATGGCTCTGACCAAAGCTCCATCCACG gCGTCATCCGACAAGGGCTCCTGCTGCATCGTGGCCACTGGCACCCCAGCCGCCActggcccagcctggcccagccccCAGGAGGCCCCTGACGGCCTGTTTGCTGTGCGGAGGCACCTCTGGGGCAGCCATGGAAATAGCACATTCCCAG AGTTCTTCCACAACATGGATTACTTCAAGTTCCACGACATGCGGCCACCTTTCACCTACGCCACCCTCATCCGCTGG GCCATCCTGGAGGCTCCCGAGAAGCAGCGGACCCTCAACGAGATCTACCACTGGTTCACACGCATGTTTGCCTTCTTCAGAAACCACCCCGCCACCTGGAAG AATGCCATCCGCCACAACCTGAGCCTACACAAATGCTTTGTGCGGGTGGAGAGTGAGAAGGGGGCCGTGTGGACCGTGGATGAATTCGAGTTCCGCAAGAAGAGGAGCCAGAGGCCCAGCAGGTGTTCCAACCCCACACCTGGCCCCTAA